In Caldisericia bacterium, the sequence CTTGTATAAGCATACTGAATGTAATAAACAGGATTCTCCAAGCTCTTTTTTCTTGCAACCTCAAGGTCAAATTTAAGAGGTGTAGAGGGAGACCTTGCAAGAAACATAAATCTAACTGTATCCTTACCAATATCTTCCACAAGCTCTCTTAAGGTAACAAACTCTCCCTTTGTCTTACTCATCTTCACCTCTTTTCCACCCTCTACAAGATGAACAATGTGGTAGAGAATTACATAGAGAAAATCTTCAGGTATACCAAAGGGTTTTAAAGCCCACTTCAATGGATCAACATGCCCTATGTGATCCCACCCCCATACATCTATAACTCTATCAAATCCCCTTTTCCATTTGTTAACATGGTATGCTATATCTGTAAGGGTATAGGTATAATCACCAGATGATTTTACAAGAACCCTATCCTTTTCATCTCCAAACTCTGTTGATTTAAACCATAAAGCTCCCTCTTTTTCATAAATCAATCCCTTATCTTTAAGAAAGTTAAGAACCTCCTCAACTTCTCCCCTCTCTCTCATCTTCCTTTCAGAAAACCAATTGTCAAATTCCACTCCAAATAGAGAGAGGTCCTCCTTTATGGACTCAATTATAATCTGTAGTGCCCTCTCACCAACCTCTTCCTTATCAAGTTGCCTTCCCTTAAACTCTTCAATAATCCTTTCTGCAATTTCATAAACATACTTTCCCCTGTATCCATCTTCAGGAAATTGATAATCCCTTCCTTTAATCTCCATAATCCTTGCCCAGACAGACTCTTTTAGAAGTTCAATTTTTCTACCAGCATCGTTTAAATAGTACTCTCTTTGGACATCATAGCCAACATAGGAGAGTATATTTGCCAGTGTATCACCAATAACTGCATTTCTTCCATTCCCAAGAGTCAAGGGACCTGTAGGATTTGCAGATACAAATTCAACCTGAATTTTCTTCTTATCCGAAGAGAGATTCCTTAAATAATCTTCCTTCTTTGAGAATAGATCAAGAATAAAATCCTTATAGAACTTTGATGAAAAGTGCATGTTGAGAAATCCGGGTGGAA encodes:
- a CDS encoding arginine--tRNA ligase; amino-acid sequence: MVLKSILLTEVEKVLGEKPPLSLYIPKNKKYGDISSNFLIKFDDSVKERVLEVFRENRYFDKVELIPPGFLNMHFSSKFYKDFILDLFSKKEDYLRNLSSDKKKIQVEFVSANPTGPLTLGNGRNAVIGDTLANILSYVGYDVQREYYLNDAGRKIELLKESVWARIMEIKGRDYQFPEDGYRGKYVYEIAERIIEEFKGRQLDKEEVGERALQIIIESIKEDLSLFGVEFDNWFSERKMRERGEVEEVLNFLKDKGLIYEKEGALWFKSTEFGDEKDRVLVKSSGDYTYTLTDIAYHVNKWKRGFDRVIDVWGWDHIGHVDPLKWALKPFGIPEDFLYVILYHIVHLVEGGKEVKMSKTKGEFVTLRELVEDIGKDTVRFMFLARSPSTPLKFDLEVARKKSLENPVYYIQYAYTRTRAIERKRVERNIPFPDIKNVNFNFSGIEREIMNKIVIFEETLSSSAKNYSPHLLPFFALELSKLFHSFYHDLPVLTEDEEIRDRRIVVVKSVEILLRLILRLMGVSTPERM